The Fusobacterium polymorphum genome segment AATGTTAAAAAAATTATTTTTACCTATATTTTCGTTGATTTTAATTACTTATGCAGGAGCTGAAACTTTAAAAATAAGTAAAGTTATCAAAAATGAAGTATCTAAACAAATAATTAATAGTTCAGTTGAAAAGAGAATTATAAAATAGGATAAAAAGTGATATACTTTTATATAAAATAACTATGAGAGGAGATAGAAAATGCACAATATGTTTTGGCTATTTCCTATTATTTTTATGCTTCACGAGATGGAAGAAATAATAGGATTTAAAATATGGTTAGATAAAAATATAGATATAGTAAAAAGATATAATAAAATTTCAATGATTTATCAAAATTATAGTAACGAAGGTTTTTCAGTGGCAGTTTTAGAAGAATATTTATTGTGTATATTAGTAACAGGAGTAAGTATTTTTTTTAAGATGTACATTATTTGGGTTGGAGCATTTATTGCTTTTTCAGGACATTTACTTGTTCATATAATTCAAAGCATTATCATTAAAAGATATGTACCAGCATTAG includes the following:
- a CDS encoding HXXEE domain-containing protein, coding for MHNMFWLFPIIFMLHEMEEIIGFKIWLDKNIDIVKRYNKISMIYQNYSNEGFSVAVLEEYLLCILVTGVSIFFKMYIIWVGAFIAFSGHLLVHIIQSIIIKRYVPALVSSIILLPISVFLINEVIHTFRYTFSSIVISSIICIIVMLLNLMFIHKIMKKVSEKIKN